Proteins encoded within one genomic window of Arachis ipaensis cultivar K30076 chromosome B08, Araip1.1, whole genome shotgun sequence:
- the LOC107612459 gene encoding G-type lectin S-receptor-like serine/threonine-protein kinase At4g27290 isoform X2 yields the protein MERFPLFLLCFSLMHDAAISSTIESISTTQSLTDGDTMVSAGGTFAVGFLSIPEGSKNRYLGIWYNKVPSNTVAWIANRNAPLNDSSGVLKITANGTLALHTHNDTIIWHSNSSEFAQRPVAVLLDSGNLVVKEDGSNDDDLKSFIWQSFDYPYDTLLPGMKLGSDLTTGLTRYLTSPISSDDPSEGFEPKVPEEWNQTDWSDGCVRINKLNCQDDGFVQLSGVKLPNTQRASGLNNSMSLEECANLCMKNCSCTAYASLDIRNGGSGCLFWYDELIDIRVLSDPQQDLFVRMSRKDIDEILKSKHKSKNKKVLIIAFSSVISVGILILCLSFIVYRRKKNKINYRSMRHNTERYAHAIEDQEEDLDLPLFDMATLISATNNFSTNKILGKGGYGTVYQGTLKDGREIAVKRLSENSRQGLQEFKSEVMNVVKLQHRNLVKLLGCCIQAEERMLIYEFMPNKSLDYFIFDKERSTQLLWPQRFLIIVGIARGVLYLHQDSRHRIVHRDLKASNVLLDDEMNAKISDFGLARSFKGNENEANTTRVVGTYGYLSPEYLIDGIFSTKSDVYSFGVLVLEIVSGKRNRGFSDKNHRFNLLGHVWTLFMDGNCSEIIDPSIRNSSELSGVIRVIHVGLLCVQQNPEDRPSMAHALMMLSSECTLPQPKMPGFFTERDPVGDTSSSSNTKLVSFNEVTVTVVHPR from the exons ATGGAAAGGTTTCCTTTGTTTCTATTGTGCTTCTCATTGATGCACGATGCTGCCATTTCCAGTACAATAGAAAGCATTAGTACTACACAGTCCCTGACTGATGGTGACACCATGGTTTCAGCCGGTGGAACCTTTGCAGTTGGATTCTTAAGTATTCCAGAAGGTTCCAAGAACCGTTACCTCGGGATATGGTACAATAAAGTGCCATCTAACACAGTAGCATGGATTGCCAATAGAAACGCTCCACTTAATGACTCGTCCGGGGTCTTGAAGATCACTGCCAATGGAACTCTTGCTCTTCATACTCATAACGATACCATCATTTGGCATTCCAACTCATCAGAATTCGCGCAGCGACCGGTTGCAGTGCTTTTAGATTCAGGGAACCTGGTTGTGAAGGAAGATGGGAGCAATGATGATGATTTGAAGAGTTTCATTTGGCAGAGTTTTGATTACCCTTATGACACGCTACTGCCAGGGATGAAACTGGGAAGTGACTTAACTACAGGCCTTACAAGGTACCTAACATCACCGATTAGCTCTGATGATCCTTCTGAAG GATTTGAACCTAAAGTCCCTGAAGAATGGAATCAGACGGATTGGTCTGATGGTTGTGTTCGAATCAATAAATTGAATTGCCAGGATGATGGATTTGTACAGTTGTCTGGTGTGAAGTTACCAAACACACAAAGAGCATCAGGGTTAAATAATAGCATGAGTCTTGAGGAGTGTGCTAATTTATGCATGAAGAATTGCTCCTGCACGGCTTATGCTTCCTTGGATATCAGGAATGGAGGAAGTGGGTGTTTATTCTGGTATGATGAGCTGATAGATATTAGAGTTCTGAGTGATCCACAGCAAGATCTTTTTGTCAGAATGTCAAGGAAAGATATAG atGAAATTTTGAAGTCAAAACATAAATCCAAGAACAAGAAGGTGCTGATTATTGCTTTCAGCTCAGTCATATCGGTAGGAATTTTGATCCTATGCCTATCCTTCATCGTatatagaagaaagaagaacaagATAAACTATA GAAGCATGAGACACAATACAGAAAGATATGCACATGCAATAGAAGACCAGGAGGAAGACCTTGATCTACCATTGTTTGATATGGCTACACTTATTTCTGCAACCAATAACTTCTCCACCAATAAAATATTAGGAAAAGGTGGTTATGGAACTGTTTATCAG GGTACACTGAAAGATGGAAGAGAAATAGCTGTTAAGAGGCTCTCAGAAAATTCTAGACAAGGTCTTCAGGAGTTCAAAAGTGAAGTGATGAATGTAGTCAAACTTCAGCACAGGAATTTGGTGAAGCTTCTAGGGTGTTGCATTCAAGCAGAAGAAAGGATGCTGATCTATGAGTTTATGCCAAATAAAAGCTTGGACTACTTCATATTTG atAAAGAGAGAAGCACGCAACTACTTTGGCCTCAGCGTTTCCTTATTATTGTTGGGATTGCACGGGGTGTTCTCTATCTCCATCAAGATTCAAGACATAGAATAGTTCACAGAGATCTCAAGGCTAGCAATGTTCTACTAGATGACGAAATGAACGCCAAAATCTCTGATTTTGGACTAGCCAGAAGCTTTAAAGGAAATGAAAATGAAGCAAACACAACAAGAGTTGTTGGAACTTA TGGCTATCTATCTCCAGAGTACCTAATTGATGGAATTTTCTCAACAAAGTCTGATGTTTATAGCTTTGGTGTGCTTGTATTAGAGATAGTAAGTGGAAAAAGAAATAGAGGGTTCAGCGATAAAAATCATCGCTTTAATCTTCTCGGACAT GTATGGACACTCTTCATGGATGGTAATTGTTCAGAAATAATCGATCCGTCCATCAGAAATTCGTCCGAATTATCTGGAGTCATAAGAGTAATTCATGTGGGTCTACTTTGTGTTCAACAGAATCCAGAAGACAGGCCAAGCATGGCACATGCTCTTATGATGCTGAGTAGCGAATGCACACTGCCTCAACCGAAAATGCCAGGATTCTTTACCGAGAGAGATCCTGTTGGTGACACTTCTTCATCAAGCAATACTAAACTAGTGTCATTTAATGAAGTCACTGTTACTGTGGTGCATCCACGGTAG
- the LOC107612459 gene encoding G-type lectin S-receptor-like serine/threonine-protein kinase At4g27290 isoform X1, whose protein sequence is MERFPLFLLCFSLMHDAAISSTIESISTTQSLTDGDTMVSAGGTFAVGFLSIPEGSKNRYLGIWYNKVPSNTVAWIANRNAPLNDSSGVLKITANGTLALHTHNDTIIWHSNSSEFAQRPVAVLLDSGNLVVKEDGSNDDDLKSFIWQSFDYPYDTLLPGMKLGSDLTTGLTRYLTSPISSDDPSEGSYTLQLDIVGYPQFCIRNGESRTYCAGPWNGVRFGGIPQLKHNTIYTYYFVYNKEEIYYSYELENSAVYSRFVLTADGSMIRYVWSVTNKSWSVYLTLPTDICDDYGKCGAYGICNVANSPVCGCLLTGFEPKVPEEWNQTDWSDGCVRINKLNCQDDGFVQLSGVKLPNTQRASGLNNSMSLEECANLCMKNCSCTAYASLDIRNGGSGCLFWYDELIDIRVLSDPQQDLFVRMSRKDIDEILKSKHKSKNKKVLIIAFSSVISVGILILCLSFIVYRRKKNKINYRSMRHNTERYAHAIEDQEEDLDLPLFDMATLISATNNFSTNKILGKGGYGTVYQGTLKDGREIAVKRLSENSRQGLQEFKSEVMNVVKLQHRNLVKLLGCCIQAEERMLIYEFMPNKSLDYFIFDKERSTQLLWPQRFLIIVGIARGVLYLHQDSRHRIVHRDLKASNVLLDDEMNAKISDFGLARSFKGNENEANTTRVVGTYGYLSPEYLIDGIFSTKSDVYSFGVLVLEIVSGKRNRGFSDKNHRFNLLGHVWTLFMDGNCSEIIDPSIRNSSELSGVIRVIHVGLLCVQQNPEDRPSMAHALMMLSSECTLPQPKMPGFFTERDPVGDTSSSSNTKLVSFNEVTVTVVHPR, encoded by the exons ATGGAAAGGTTTCCTTTGTTTCTATTGTGCTTCTCATTGATGCACGATGCTGCCATTTCCAGTACAATAGAAAGCATTAGTACTACACAGTCCCTGACTGATGGTGACACCATGGTTTCAGCCGGTGGAACCTTTGCAGTTGGATTCTTAAGTATTCCAGAAGGTTCCAAGAACCGTTACCTCGGGATATGGTACAATAAAGTGCCATCTAACACAGTAGCATGGATTGCCAATAGAAACGCTCCACTTAATGACTCGTCCGGGGTCTTGAAGATCACTGCCAATGGAACTCTTGCTCTTCATACTCATAACGATACCATCATTTGGCATTCCAACTCATCAGAATTCGCGCAGCGACCGGTTGCAGTGCTTTTAGATTCAGGGAACCTGGTTGTGAAGGAAGATGGGAGCAATGATGATGATTTGAAGAGTTTCATTTGGCAGAGTTTTGATTACCCTTATGACACGCTACTGCCAGGGATGAAACTGGGAAGTGACTTAACTACAGGCCTTACAAGGTACCTAACATCACCGATTAGCTCTGATGATCCTTCTGAAGGTAGCTATACTTTGCAGCTTGATATTGTTGGATATCCACAATTTTGTATAAGAAATGGCGAATCCAGGACATATTGTGCTGGACCTTGGAACGGTGTTCGGTTCGGCGGAATTCCCCAGTTAAAACATAATACTATATACACCTATTACTTTGTTTACAACAAGGAAGAGATATATTACTCGTATGAGCTTGAGAATAGCGCTGTATATTCAAGGTTTGTGCTAACCGCAGACGGATCAATGATTCGTTATGTGTGGAGTGTTACGAATAAGAGTTGGAGTGTCTATCTAACATTACCAACTGATATCTGTGATGATTATGGTAAATGTGGAGCATATGGTATCTGTAATGTAGCCAATTCCCCTGTATGTGGTTGCTTATTGACAGGATTTGAACCTAAAGTCCCTGAAGAATGGAATCAGACGGATTGGTCTGATGGTTGTGTTCGAATCAATAAATTGAATTGCCAGGATGATGGATTTGTACAGTTGTCTGGTGTGAAGTTACCAAACACACAAAGAGCATCAGGGTTAAATAATAGCATGAGTCTTGAGGAGTGTGCTAATTTATGCATGAAGAATTGCTCCTGCACGGCTTATGCTTCCTTGGATATCAGGAATGGAGGAAGTGGGTGTTTATTCTGGTATGATGAGCTGATAGATATTAGAGTTCTGAGTGATCCACAGCAAGATCTTTTTGTCAGAATGTCAAGGAAAGATATAG atGAAATTTTGAAGTCAAAACATAAATCCAAGAACAAGAAGGTGCTGATTATTGCTTTCAGCTCAGTCATATCGGTAGGAATTTTGATCCTATGCCTATCCTTCATCGTatatagaagaaagaagaacaagATAAACTATA GAAGCATGAGACACAATACAGAAAGATATGCACATGCAATAGAAGACCAGGAGGAAGACCTTGATCTACCATTGTTTGATATGGCTACACTTATTTCTGCAACCAATAACTTCTCCACCAATAAAATATTAGGAAAAGGTGGTTATGGAACTGTTTATCAG GGTACACTGAAAGATGGAAGAGAAATAGCTGTTAAGAGGCTCTCAGAAAATTCTAGACAAGGTCTTCAGGAGTTCAAAAGTGAAGTGATGAATGTAGTCAAACTTCAGCACAGGAATTTGGTGAAGCTTCTAGGGTGTTGCATTCAAGCAGAAGAAAGGATGCTGATCTATGAGTTTATGCCAAATAAAAGCTTGGACTACTTCATATTTG atAAAGAGAGAAGCACGCAACTACTTTGGCCTCAGCGTTTCCTTATTATTGTTGGGATTGCACGGGGTGTTCTCTATCTCCATCAAGATTCAAGACATAGAATAGTTCACAGAGATCTCAAGGCTAGCAATGTTCTACTAGATGACGAAATGAACGCCAAAATCTCTGATTTTGGACTAGCCAGAAGCTTTAAAGGAAATGAAAATGAAGCAAACACAACAAGAGTTGTTGGAACTTA TGGCTATCTATCTCCAGAGTACCTAATTGATGGAATTTTCTCAACAAAGTCTGATGTTTATAGCTTTGGTGTGCTTGTATTAGAGATAGTAAGTGGAAAAAGAAATAGAGGGTTCAGCGATAAAAATCATCGCTTTAATCTTCTCGGACAT GTATGGACACTCTTCATGGATGGTAATTGTTCAGAAATAATCGATCCGTCCATCAGAAATTCGTCCGAATTATCTGGAGTCATAAGAGTAATTCATGTGGGTCTACTTTGTGTTCAACAGAATCCAGAAGACAGGCCAAGCATGGCACATGCTCTTATGATGCTGAGTAGCGAATGCACACTGCCTCAACCGAAAATGCCAGGATTCTTTACCGAGAGAGATCCTGTTGGTGACACTTCTTCATCAAGCAATACTAAACTAGTGTCATTTAATGAAGTCACTGTTACTGTGGTGCATCCACGGTAG
- the LOC107610657 gene encoding G-type lectin S-receptor-like serine/threonine-protein kinase At4g27290 isoform X1 gives MKRYLGIWYNEVVPMTVVWVAKRNNPLNDSSGLLKITDKGLLVLLNNNNSIFWSSNSSSNLTQQPVALLWDSGNLIVNTNNKESEYILWHCFDYPFDTLLPGMMLGTDLTTGLNRNLTSRSSPDDPSNIRVLSDPQQDLYVRMSKKHSDEDNKLKRRSNIRKLWIMVSCSVLFVGILILSGSFIVCRRRMYLLHGNLRSNSEEHEEEELELPLFDRATFNFATNRFSTDNILGTGGFGSVYKVLIKGILESGKEIAVKRLRENSRQGLKRV, from the exons ATGAAACGTTATCTTGGAATATGGTACAATGAAGTAGTACCTATGACGGTAGTATGGGTTGCCAAGAGAAACAATCCCCTCAATGACTCATCAGGGCTCTTGAAGATCACTGATAAAGGATTGCTTGTGCTTCTCAACAATAACAATAGCATCTTTTGGTCGTCCAACTCATCATCAAATTTGACACAACAACCAGTTGCATTGCTTTGGGATTCAGGGAACCTCATTGTGAACACCAATAACAAGGAGTCAGAATATATTCTTTGGCATTGTTTTGATTACCCTTTTGACACGCTATTGCCAGGGATGATGCTGGGGACCGATCTAACTACAGGCCTAAATAGGAACCTCACATCAAGGAGTAGCCCTGATGATCCTTCTAATATTAGAGTGCTGAGTGATCCACAGCAAGATCTTTATGTCAGAATGTCCAAGAAGCATTCAG ATGAAGATAACAAGTTAAAACGTCGATCCAATATCCGGAAGCTGTGGATTATGGTCTCCTGCTCAGTCTTATTTGTAGGAATTTTAATCCTGTCTGGATCATTCATCGTTTGTAGAAGAAGGATGTACCTGTTACACG GAAACCTGAGAAGCAATTCAGAAGAGCATGAGGAAGAAGAACTAGAGCTACCCTTGTTTGATAGGGCTACATTTAATTTTGCAACTAACAGATTTTCCACCGATAACATATTAGGAACAGGTGGTTTTGGTTCTGTTTATAAGGTATTGATCAAG GGCATACTGGAAAGTGGAAAAGAAATAGCTGTTAAGAGGCTCCGAGAAAATTCTAGGCAAGGACTTAAAAGAGTTTAA
- the LOC107610657 gene encoding putative serine/threonine-protein kinase receptor isoform X2 codes for MKRYLGIWYNEVVPMTVVWVAKRNNPLNDSSGLLKITDKGLLVLLNNNNSIFWSSNSSSNLTQQPVALLWDSGNLIVNTNNKESEYILWHCFDYPFDTLLPGMMLGTDLTTGLNRNLTSRSSPDDPSNIRVLSDPQQDLYVRMSKKHSDEDNKLKRRSNIRKLWIMVSCSVLFVGILILSGSFIVCRRRMYLLHGNLRSNSEEHEEEELELPLFDRATFNFATNRFSTDNILGTGGFGSVYKGILESGKEIAVKRLRENSRQGLKRV; via the exons ATGAAACGTTATCTTGGAATATGGTACAATGAAGTAGTACCTATGACGGTAGTATGGGTTGCCAAGAGAAACAATCCCCTCAATGACTCATCAGGGCTCTTGAAGATCACTGATAAAGGATTGCTTGTGCTTCTCAACAATAACAATAGCATCTTTTGGTCGTCCAACTCATCATCAAATTTGACACAACAACCAGTTGCATTGCTTTGGGATTCAGGGAACCTCATTGTGAACACCAATAACAAGGAGTCAGAATATATTCTTTGGCATTGTTTTGATTACCCTTTTGACACGCTATTGCCAGGGATGATGCTGGGGACCGATCTAACTACAGGCCTAAATAGGAACCTCACATCAAGGAGTAGCCCTGATGATCCTTCTAATATTAGAGTGCTGAGTGATCCACAGCAAGATCTTTATGTCAGAATGTCCAAGAAGCATTCAG ATGAAGATAACAAGTTAAAACGTCGATCCAATATCCGGAAGCTGTGGATTATGGTCTCCTGCTCAGTCTTATTTGTAGGAATTTTAATCCTGTCTGGATCATTCATCGTTTGTAGAAGAAGGATGTACCTGTTACACG GAAACCTGAGAAGCAATTCAGAAGAGCATGAGGAAGAAGAACTAGAGCTACCCTTGTTTGATAGGGCTACATTTAATTTTGCAACTAACAGATTTTCCACCGATAACATATTAGGAACAGGTGGTTTTGGTTCTGTTTATAAG GGCATACTGGAAAGTGGAAAAGAAATAGCTGTTAAGAGGCTCCGAGAAAATTCTAGGCAAGGACTTAAAAGAGTTTAA